A single window of Candidatus Finniella inopinata DNA harbors:
- the miaA gene encoding tRNA (adenosine(37)-N6)-dimethylallyltransferase MiaA, protein MRTRDPAIFEKQISKDAGYDGVILAGPTGCGKSALALELAAHLAPSQPAEIINADSMQIYQDLSIISARPSVHDCAPIPHHLYGMVDGHHTGSAGWWLGQAESQIESCRQRGVLPIIVGGTGLYLNALTKGMSAIPPIDPATRQHARDLSNQLGADFYDYVARRDPFVKDRLKPNDHQRLGRALEVYLQTGQSIGWWHTQTPPARHSFLYCILSPDRAALYEKINARFDVMMQTGALEEVKRLQTLDLPDDSLILKAIGVQELRGFLKGDHDLPTAIELAKRNSRRYAKRQMTWFRHQVDRKLVLEPSNPSILTFMILKELGAYGLG, encoded by the coding sequence ATGAGGACGCGAGATCCCGCAATTTTCGAAAAGCAGATTTCGAAAGACGCAGGGTATGACGGGGTTATCTTGGCTGGCCCCACTGGCTGTGGCAAATCGGCCTTGGCCCTGGAACTGGCCGCACACCTGGCGCCTTCGCAACCGGCTGAGATTATCAATGCCGACAGCATGCAAATATATCAGGATTTGTCGATTATAAGCGCGCGCCCCAGTGTTCATGACTGTGCGCCAATCCCCCACCACCTGTATGGCATGGTGGATGGGCATCACACTGGTTCGGCCGGTTGGTGGCTGGGTCAGGCAGAAAGCCAAATCGAATCTTGCCGCCAGCGCGGGGTTTTGCCGATTATTGTGGGCGGAACGGGGTTGTATCTGAATGCCCTGACAAAGGGGATGTCGGCCATTCCCCCCATCGATCCCGCAACGCGGCAACATGCTCGGGATTTATCGAACCAATTGGGTGCTGATTTTTATGATTATGTGGCGAGGCGCGATCCGTTCGTAAAAGACCGGCTCAAACCGAACGATCATCAACGCCTGGGGCGCGCGTTAGAGGTTTATCTGCAAACGGGCCAGTCGATTGGTTGGTGGCACACCCAAACGCCCCCTGCCCGCCATTCCTTTTTGTATTGCATTTTATCGCCCGACCGCGCGGCCCTTTATGAAAAAATCAATGCGCGATTCGATGTTATGATGCAAACGGGAGCGCTGGAGGAGGTGAAACGGTTGCAAACCCTGGACCTACCTGATGATAGTCTTATTTTAAAGGCGATTGGCGTACAGGAATTAAGGGGCTTTTTGAAGGGCGATCATGACCTGCCCACTGCGATAGAATTGGCCAAAAGGAACAGTCGGCGTTATGCCAAGCGGCAAATGACGTGGTTTCGCCACCAGGTGGATAGAAAACTGGTGCTGGAGCCTTCTAATCCTTCTATATTGACGTTTATGATTTTGAAAGAATTGGGGGCTTATGGATTGGGATAA
- the ruvC gene encoding crossover junction endodeoxyribonuclease RuvC has protein sequence MLVVKILGLDPGLRHTGWGVIKVQGNSLSPVAQGTVDTDAKLSLAERLNTLFQGLMVVLEDHQPDEAVVEETFVNNNAVSTLKLGMARGVVLLAPASLNIPVFEYSANKIKKSVVGVGHADKSQVLMMVQRLLPTLQSGLKLDAADALAAAICHAHHTPRRI, from the coding sequence CTGCTGGTGGTTAAAATCCTAGGCCTGGATCCCGGGCTTCGCCACACAGGCTGGGGGGTTATTAAGGTTCAGGGGAACAGCTTAAGCCCTGTCGCCCAAGGAACGGTTGATACAGATGCCAAACTTAGCCTGGCCGAACGGTTGAATACGCTATTCCAAGGGTTAATGGTTGTTTTGGAAGACCACCAACCTGATGAAGCCGTTGTCGAAGAAACTTTTGTGAATAATAATGCGGTGTCTACGTTGAAATTGGGAATGGCGCGGGGGGTTGTTTTATTGGCCCCTGCGTCTTTAAACATTCCTGTTTTTGAATACTCAGCCAACAAAATTAAAAAGTCTGTGGTGGGCGTTGGTCATGCCGATAAAAGTCAAGTACTGATGATGGTGCAACGGCTATTGCCAACCTTGCAATCAGGTTTAAAACTTGACGCGGCTGATGCCCTGGCAGCTGCTATTTGCCATGCACATCATACCCCGCGCAGAATATAA
- a CDS encoding NADP-dependent malic enzyme, whose protein sequence is MPRDIYQQSLAYHRRRPYGKLAIVPIKPLADRHDLALAYSPGVAEPCRAIFKDPSQAAELTARSNLIAVITNGTAVLGLGNIGPLASKPVMEGKAILFKKFADIDAFDIEINEADPDKLVDIIAALEPTFGGINLEDIKAPECFYIEKKLKERLKIPVFHDDQHGTAITVGAAILNGLELLDKKIDQVRLVTSGAGAAALACLDLLLDLGLKRENVTITDSKGVVFEGREGIEDDSKGLYAQDTHHRHLSDAIEGADIFLGLSVANVLTPEMVATMAPRPLILALANPDPEILPPLVAQVRNDAIVATGRSDYPNQVNNAVCFPYIFRGALDVGATTINQEMKIACVKAIAKLAQAESSDIVSNAYNGEIHSFGPDFIVPKPFDPRLFVELAFVVAQAAMDTGVATRPIKDMVAYREHLQAFIYGSSQVMQPVFATAKQQGHRTTRIVFAEGEEERVLQAVQTLCDEKIGLPILVGRPDIIQRRINALSLRLKAGEDYQVVDPNNDPRYHHYWTTYHRLTERRGVSADVAKTLVRTNTTIIAALMVHLGDADTLICGIIGRYIDHFRQLQQILDVQPQFSHCAALCALVMDHQPLFICDPYINIDPTAEQLVEMTLLSAQQIRRFGITPKVALISHSNFGSSRSTSARKMQTVLQMLRQVAPELEVEGEMHADAALCPDIRQKIFPNSQLQGPANLLVMPNIEAANISFKMARALGNELIIGPILMGIRGSAQILTPTINVRGIVDMTALALVDALECSKT, encoded by the coding sequence ATGCCCCGTGATATTTATCAACAGTCCTTAGCCTATCACCGTCGCCGCCCCTATGGAAAATTGGCAATTGTTCCAATAAAACCCTTGGCGGACCGCCATGATTTAGCCTTGGCTTATTCACCAGGCGTAGCAGAGCCCTGTCGAGCAATCTTTAAGGACCCCAGCCAAGCGGCTGAACTGACGGCCCGTTCCAATTTAATTGCGGTGATTACGAATGGCACAGCCGTTTTGGGTTTGGGTAACATTGGTCCTTTGGCTTCAAAACCAGTCATGGAAGGCAAGGCGATTCTTTTTAAAAAGTTTGCTGACATAGATGCATTCGACATAGAAATTAATGAAGCAGACCCAGACAAATTAGTTGATATCATCGCAGCGTTGGAGCCAACTTTTGGTGGCATTAACCTAGAGGATATCAAGGCCCCCGAATGTTTTTATATTGAAAAGAAATTAAAAGAACGCCTGAAAATTCCCGTCTTTCATGATGATCAACATGGTACCGCGATTACGGTTGGGGCAGCCATTTTGAATGGCTTAGAACTTTTGGATAAGAAAATTGATCAAGTGCGTCTTGTAACATCTGGTGCCGGGGCCGCTGCCCTCGCTTGCCTAGACTTGTTACTTGACCTGGGTCTAAAGCGTGAGAACGTCACGATAACCGACAGTAAAGGCGTTGTATTTGAAGGACGAGAAGGCATAGAAGATGATTCGAAAGGACTCTACGCCCAAGACACCCATCATCGTCATTTATCAGACGCCATTGAAGGTGCCGATATCTTTTTAGGATTATCGGTTGCCAACGTCCTGACGCCCGAAATGGTGGCGACCATGGCCCCAAGGCCGTTGATTTTAGCATTAGCCAATCCTGACCCTGAGATTCTTCCACCCCTAGTCGCCCAGGTCAGAAACGATGCCATTGTGGCAACGGGGCGATCTGATTATCCCAACCAAGTCAATAACGCTGTCTGCTTTCCCTATATCTTTCGGGGGGCCTTGGACGTGGGTGCAACCACTATTAACCAAGAAATGAAAATTGCCTGCGTTAAAGCGATTGCTAAATTAGCCCAGGCCGAAAGTTCTGATATTGTCTCAAACGCCTATAATGGAGAGATCCACAGTTTTGGTCCAGACTTTATCGTTCCCAAACCATTTGACCCGCGTTTATTTGTGGAACTGGCCTTCGTCGTCGCACAAGCCGCTATGGACACAGGCGTTGCCACCCGACCCATAAAAGACATGGTGGCTTATCGGGAACATCTGCAGGCCTTCATTTATGGGTCAAGTCAAGTCATGCAACCTGTCTTTGCCACAGCAAAACAACAAGGCCATCGCACAACACGTATCGTCTTTGCCGAGGGGGAAGAAGAACGGGTTCTACAAGCTGTACAAACCCTTTGCGACGAGAAAATAGGTCTTCCCATCTTGGTTGGCCGTCCCGATATTATTCAACGACGCATTAACGCATTAAGCCTGCGGTTGAAAGCCGGCGAGGACTATCAGGTTGTCGATCCCAATAATGACCCCCGTTATCACCATTATTGGACGACTTATCATCGCTTAACCGAACGGCGAGGTGTTTCCGCCGATGTAGCCAAAACGTTGGTGCGCACGAACACAACAATCATCGCAGCCCTTATGGTCCACTTGGGTGATGCCGACACCCTGATTTGTGGCATTATCGGGCGTTATATTGATCACTTCCGGCAGCTGCAGCAAATATTGGATGTGCAACCCCAATTTAGCCATTGTGCCGCCCTGTGTGCGTTGGTGATGGACCATCAGCCTTTGTTTATTTGTGACCCTTATATCAATATAGATCCAACAGCGGAACAATTGGTGGAAATGACATTATTGTCGGCCCAGCAAATTCGTCGGTTTGGTATAACGCCGAAAGTGGCCTTGATTTCTCATTCTAATTTTGGGTCATCCCGCAGTACTTCTGCACGCAAAATGCAAACGGTTTTGCAAATGTTACGACAAGTAGCACCCGAGTTAGAAGTGGAAGGGGAAATGCATGCCGATGCGGCCCTGTGTCCTGATATTCGCCAGAAAATTTTCCCCAATTCTCAGTTGCAAGGACCAGCCAATCTGCTCGTCATGCCCAACATAGAGGCTGCCAATATTTCCTTTAAAATGGCGCGCGCCTTAGGCAATGAATTAATCATCGGCCCCATTTTAATGGGTATTCGTGGCAGCGCTCAAATTTTAACCCCCACCATTAATGTGCGAGGAATCGTTGATATGACAGCCTTGGCCTTAGTTGATGCCTTAGAGTGTTCAAAGACTTAG
- a CDS encoding lipoxygenase family protein: MHQFKNVVTSLALLSVCLPAFASVQPDDLQTVQENTGKFELVGNESAANTTSADTSPISLPCGYRFKRFIWTKVHQSLFLGSNTATTARLPEPAVGSDLVSWQAHNPLLPFSGIYTARTLPTAEDSSSQKLKVAFYSFLRKYFPAASSGLPSIPDGNDRLTSLFPSEYTALLPLLPMPADLKRGQISNDVIGALALEGPLGAYIKHTPSATDNNLYKINLSDYYQFPVKEGLSRLGGIATLRYVPEQNSMETVSIEYEGQIYTKASGEEWKHKQKIMLMGMSTDTTVVRHLLHTHYIVAGTFCAVNNRYLLPNHPLRLLMYPHQYSTLSVNSMNTPLLMANAGSYVPVFFSYDRPTAVNLINQKIGSFNIENMDIERNTTNRGMTITGDAQEGTVNYKYGNNTISLWNIIKKHVGDYIDVYYTNDTAVSEDPQIRQWFNALQQYIPNGITHYAASPTKTNLQRLITTFIYTASVEHEIVGNIEVNYGIWHNLIPSQVPRDINKRPSIDIFHQYMDISFATSAPSIKLTDDFSYLALDDAGKQSFKDFRTALLAYQQALEARGDNTYTVFPLKLEAGTSA; encoded by the coding sequence ATGCATCAATTCAAAAATGTTGTAACAAGTTTGGCTTTGTTATCGGTTTGTTTGCCTGCCTTTGCCAGCGTCCAACCAGACGACTTACAAACAGTACAAGAGAATACAGGGAAATTTGAGCTTGTAGGGAATGAATCAGCTGCAAATACAACTTCTGCAGACACATCACCAATAAGCCTGCCTTGCGGTTATCGGTTTAAACGATTCATCTGGACAAAAGTGCACCAAAGCTTATTTTTGGGATCTAATACTGCGACTACAGCTCGGTTACCTGAACCGGCAGTTGGATCAGATCTTGTTTCATGGCAAGCACATAACCCTCTTTTACCTTTCAGCGGTATTTACACAGCAAGGACCTTACCAACGGCTGAAGATAGTTCATCACAGAAACTAAAAGTAGCTTTTTACAGTTTCTTACGAAAATATTTTCCTGCAGCAAGTTCAGGTTTACCTTCGATTCCTGACGGCAATGATCGATTAACTAGTTTATTTCCTAGCGAATATACCGCTCTGTTACCCTTGCTGCCGATGCCTGCAGATTTAAAAAGGGGACAAATAAGCAATGACGTTATAGGTGCCCTAGCCTTGGAGGGGCCTTTAGGCGCTTATATTAAGCATACGCCCAGTGCAACGGATAATAATCTTTATAAAATAAATTTATCTGATTACTACCAGTTTCCTGTGAAAGAGGGGCTATCACGTTTGGGTGGTATAGCAACTTTACGATATGTGCCTGAACAAAACTCGATGGAGACTGTATCCATAGAATATGAAGGACAAATTTACACAAAGGCATCCGGCGAAGAATGGAAACATAAGCAGAAAATTATGCTGATGGGAATGTCGACTGATACGACCGTCGTTCGTCACTTGCTGCATACCCATTATATCGTGGCTGGGACTTTTTGTGCTGTGAATAACCGATACCTATTACCTAACCACCCTTTGCGTTTACTAATGTACCCTCATCAATATTCAACTTTATCGGTCAATAGTATGAACACGCCCTTATTGATGGCCAACGCTGGCAGTTACGTCCCGGTATTCTTCAGTTATGATCGGCCAACTGCTGTAAATTTGATTAATCAAAAAATAGGATCCTTCAATATTGAAAATATGGATATTGAAAGAAATACGACAAACCGTGGAATGACAATCACAGGTGATGCACAAGAGGGCACTGTAAATTATAAATACGGCAACAACACCATAAGTTTGTGGAACATTATCAAAAAGCATGTTGGTGATTATATTGACGTCTATTACACAAACGATACAGCCGTGTCTGAAGACCCGCAAATTCGCCAGTGGTTCAATGCGTTACAACAATACATACCTAATGGTATAACGCACTACGCAGCAAGCCCAACAAAAACTAACCTGCAACGTTTAATCACTACGTTTATTTATACGGCTTCCGTTGAGCATGAAATAGTGGGTAATATCGAAGTTAATTATGGTATATGGCATAACCTGATCCCTTCTCAGGTACCCAGAGATATAAACAAACGCCCCAGCATTGATATATTCCATCAATATATGGATATTTCGTTTGCCACATCAGCACCTTCGATAAAACTTACCGATGACTTCAGTTATCTAGCGTTAGATGATGCAGGCAAACAGAGTTTTAAAGATTTCCGAACAGCTTTGTTAGCATATCAACAAGCGTTAGAAGCTAGAGGCGACAATACTTACACAGTGTTTCCTTTGAAATTAGAGGCAGGTACAAGTGCTTAA
- the aspS gene encoding aspartate--tRNA ligase — protein MSLKSAPYRTHTCGELRQMHIGETVKLSGWVHRKRDHGDLVFIDLRDHYGLTQCVIEQGRDGFKIAETLRNESVITVTGVVRARGPEAVNDKMPTGDIEIQLDTVFVQSFVESLPLQVNSHAEFPEETRLSYRFLDLRREKLHQNIILRSQIISSIRRRMIDQGFMEFQTPILTSSSPEGARDFLVPSRIHPGHFYALPQAPQQFKQLLMVAGFDRYFQIAPCFRDEDARADRSPGEFYQLDFEMSFATQEDVFAAIEPVLTGVFNEFANGRAISSYPYPRITFHDAMLKYGCDKPDLRNPILISDVSEIFRDSDFGVFAKAVEKGGVVRAIPAPNASKQPRSFFEKLNNWAQGLGLPGLGYIVFEGQDAKGPIAKFLNAEQLQALKQAAGLGDGDAVFFVCDKADKAAKVAGQARTRIGQDLDLIEQNTFKFCWVVDFPMYELNEETGKIDFSHNPFSMPQGGLHALENQDPLTIKAYQYDIVCNGIELSSGAIRNHLPEVMYKAFDIVGYDKADVEAKFGGLLNAFKYGAPPHGGCAPGIDRIVMLLADEPNLREIIAFPLNQQAQDLLMGAPSAVDPERLKEVHLQIKMPLKATEKAAGG, from the coding sequence ATGTCTTTAAAATCAGCGCCCTATCGCACCCATACCTGTGGTGAACTTCGTCAAATGCACATCGGTGAAACCGTCAAATTGTCCGGGTGGGTTCATCGCAAACGTGACCATGGTGATTTGGTCTTCATCGATCTTCGTGATCATTATGGCTTGACGCAGTGCGTCATTGAACAAGGGCGCGATGGTTTTAAAATCGCCGAGACCTTGCGCAATGAAAGCGTGATCACAGTCACCGGTGTGGTGCGGGCCCGGGGGCCAGAGGCTGTTAATGATAAAATGCCAACAGGTGACATCGAAATTCAATTGGATACGGTTTTTGTTCAATCGTTTGTGGAAAGTCTGCCCTTGCAGGTGAACAGCCATGCTGAGTTTCCGGAAGAAACGCGCCTTAGTTATCGTTTCTTGGATTTGCGTCGTGAGAAATTGCACCAAAATATTATTTTGCGATCACAAATTATTTCATCGATCCGGCGTCGTATGATCGACCAGGGGTTCATGGAATTTCAAACGCCTATTTTGACGTCTTCATCACCAGAGGGGGCGCGGGACTTTTTGGTGCCAAGCCGAATTCACCCCGGACATTTTTATGCCCTGCCGCAAGCACCCCAGCAATTTAAGCAGCTGCTGATGGTGGCCGGGTTTGATCGTTATTTCCAAATTGCCCCGTGCTTTCGGGATGAAGATGCGCGGGCTGACCGGTCGCCTGGTGAGTTTTACCAGCTTGACTTTGAGATGTCGTTTGCCACGCAAGAGGATGTTTTTGCGGCCATCGAGCCCGTGTTGACCGGTGTGTTTAACGAATTCGCGAATGGCCGCGCCATCAGTTCGTATCCTTATCCGCGCATTACGTTTCATGATGCGATGTTAAAGTATGGCTGTGACAAGCCTGACCTTCGAAACCCCATTCTGATCAGTGACGTCAGCGAGATTTTTAGAGATTCAGATTTTGGCGTCTTTGCCAAGGCCGTTGAAAAAGGTGGCGTGGTTCGCGCCATTCCTGCCCCCAATGCTTCTAAGCAACCCCGCAGCTTTTTTGAGAAACTAAACAACTGGGCGCAAGGGTTAGGATTGCCAGGCCTTGGGTATATTGTGTTTGAGGGTCAGGACGCCAAGGGTCCGATTGCCAAATTCTTAAATGCAGAACAGCTGCAGGCTTTGAAGCAAGCGGCGGGATTGGGTGATGGGGACGCCGTCTTTTTTGTGTGTGACAAGGCTGACAAGGCCGCAAAGGTGGCCGGCCAGGCCCGCACCCGGATCGGCCAAGATTTGGACCTTATTGAACAAAATACGTTTAAATTCTGCTGGGTTGTTGATTTCCCCATGTATGAATTGAACGAGGAAACGGGTAAGATCGATTTCTCCCATAACCCATTCTCGATGCCTCAAGGTGGCCTGCATGCCTTGGAGAATCAAGACCCCTTGACCATTAAAGCTTACCAATACGATATCGTTTGTAATGGTATTGAATTATCAAGCGGCGCCATTCGAAACCACCTGCCCGAAGTCATGTATAAGGCCTTTGATATCGTTGGGTATGACAAGGCGGATGTTGAAGCTAAGTTTGGTGGGTTGTTGAATGCATTTAAATACGGCGCCCCGCCCCATGGTGGATGTGCGCCTGGTATTGATCGCATCGTGATGTTGCTGGCCGACGAGCCGAACCTGCGCGAGATCATCGCCTTTCCTTTGAATCAACAGGCCCAAGATTTGCTGATGGGGGCCCCTTCTGCCGTGGATCCTGAGCGGTTAAAGGAAGTCCATTTGCAGATTAAAATGCCCTTGAAAGCCACAGAAAAAGCTGCTGGTGGTTAA
- a CDS encoding peptidylprolyl isomerase, whose protein sequence is MKSKMTLGVVVLVAALVGWFFFFKQPKPTTETPTPAPVPEKQEAPKKEQVPPAPVTTEAPKPEVVSTPEAAPAPKEDESTDPDAKKIVAEFSSGEKITLKDVKKVFSSLPTQLQETGLEKIYEPLLNRLVDTRILLDAARKAGIDKNLEVLKRIAEAQEALIQKSYLDKEIEKLVTDAVLQEKYQELLKMIPKDQMEIKLSHILIKTKEEAADILKQLKAGTKFETLLEKSLDTESKEKGGDLGYVRKEELPKDFAELAFKAEKGSVVTEAMKIGEVGYSVIRVDDKRPVTPPEFKKVRDEIFKAVSPEYAVKVIEKLRADSGVKKTGLDGKPLVEKTPEQRKAEAEAEAKGEKTSDQPSVDLKTLEDNMVVAEFKDGEKVKIADLKESMISLPPQLKEVPFDKVFEPLLNRVIDMKLISAEARKAGMDKDPAVLKKIADAKEALTQKFYLEQEVAKLITPDMINAKYQQLLKMMPKNEMEIRLRHILVKSKEDALKVMKALKSGASFEEMVKTYSVDDQSKANNGDLGYVRRNDLPKEFADKVFKAAKATLLPEAIQVGDVGYSIVRVEDKRAIEPPKLEEARAELTKVISAELSVKVLADLRKQVTVKKFDLNGQPLVEKAAAAAPTAPAAAPSAQPAPATTEPKAPTAAPAA, encoded by the coding sequence ATGAAATCTAAAATGACTTTAGGCGTAGTGGTATTAGTAGCTGCGCTGGTCGGATGGTTTTTCTTTTTTAAGCAACCAAAACCGACCACTGAAACGCCAACTCCAGCCCCTGTCCCTGAAAAGCAAGAAGCTCCTAAAAAGGAACAGGTGCCTCCCGCGCCCGTAACGACTGAGGCTCCAAAGCCTGAAGTCGTATCAACACCAGAGGCTGCGCCTGCACCAAAAGAGGATGAATCAACGGATCCCGATGCGAAAAAAATTGTTGCTGAATTTTCTAGCGGTGAAAAAATTACGTTGAAAGATGTGAAAAAAGTTTTTTCAAGTCTTCCAACCCAATTACAAGAAACCGGTTTAGAGAAAATCTATGAGCCCTTGTTGAATCGTTTGGTTGACACAAGAATATTGTTAGATGCTGCTCGTAAAGCTGGCATTGATAAAAATCTTGAAGTTTTAAAGCGCATTGCTGAGGCTCAAGAAGCCCTGATTCAAAAATCTTATTTGGATAAAGAAATTGAGAAATTAGTCACCGATGCTGTCCTTCAAGAAAAGTATCAAGAATTGCTGAAGATGATTCCAAAAGACCAAATGGAAATCAAGCTCAGTCATATTCTAATCAAAACAAAGGAAGAAGCAGCCGACATTCTAAAGCAGTTGAAAGCCGGCACCAAGTTCGAGACGCTTTTGGAAAAATCACTGGATACTGAATCAAAAGAAAAAGGTGGTGATCTTGGGTATGTCCGCAAAGAAGAGCTGCCAAAAGATTTTGCTGAATTGGCCTTTAAAGCAGAAAAAGGTTCGGTTGTTACAGAAGCTATGAAAATTGGTGAGGTTGGTTACAGTGTTATCCGTGTGGATGATAAACGTCCAGTAACGCCGCCTGAATTCAAGAAAGTTCGTGATGAAATCTTTAAGGCTGTCAGCCCTGAATATGCCGTTAAAGTCATTGAAAAGCTAAGAGCAGACAGTGGCGTAAAAAAGACTGGCCTTGATGGAAAACCATTGGTTGAAAAAACTCCTGAACAAAGAAAGGCAGAAGCCGAAGCTGAAGCTAAGGGAGAAAAGACATCAGATCAACCAAGCGTTGACCTGAAGACCCTTGAGGACAACATGGTCGTAGCTGAATTTAAAGATGGCGAAAAAGTTAAAATCGCGGATCTTAAGGAAAGCATGATCTCGTTGCCACCTCAACTGAAGGAAGTTCCTTTTGATAAAGTGTTCGAACCTTTATTGAATCGCGTTATTGATATGAAGTTGATTTCAGCAGAGGCTCGCAAGGCGGGTATGGATAAAGATCCAGCTGTGTTGAAAAAAATTGCGGATGCGAAAGAGGCTTTGACACAGAAGTTCTATCTGGAACAAGAAGTGGCCAAGTTAATCACACCAGACATGATCAACGCTAAGTATCAACAACTTTTGAAAATGATGCCAAAGAATGAAATGGAAATCCGCCTCCGTCATATTTTGGTTAAATCAAAAGAAGATGCCCTTAAAGTTATGAAAGCTTTGAAGTCAGGAGCCAGTTTCGAAGAAATGGTCAAGACTTACTCTGTCGACGACCAAAGCAAAGCCAATAACGGTGATCTAGGATACGTTCGTCGCAACGACTTACCAAAAGAATTCGCAGATAAGGTTTTCAAGGCTGCTAAAGCGACCTTGTTGCCTGAAGCCATTCAGGTCGGCGATGTGGGATACAGCATCGTTCGCGTTGAAGACAAACGGGCAATCGAACCGCCGAAACTTGAGGAAGCCAGAGCCGAACTCACAAAAGTCATCTCAGCTGAGCTAAGCGTTAAGGTATTAGCAGATCTTCGAAAGCAAGTGACAGTCAAAAAGTTTGATCTAAACGGTCAGCCTTTGGTTGAGAAAGCTGCTGCAGCTGCACCGACCGCTCCTGCTGCTGCTCCTAGCGCACAACCTGCTCCGGCAACAACAGAGCCAAAAGCCCCAACAGCAGCGCCTGCTGCTTAA